A segment of the Coregonus clupeaformis isolate EN_2021a unplaced genomic scaffold, ASM2061545v1 scaf0978, whole genome shotgun sequence genome:
GCATTAAAGATCACACACAACCTTCTGGACAGAAGAAGTAAGACTGTGTTTCAAACAATATTACAAAGAATGGTACAAAGGCccctctaaaacacacacacacacgcacatacacacatgaaCTTATGAGTCTCAACTCTCATTGTTTTCCTACAGGTCAAACTCTTCTGACAGTCCAACAAGACATTAAGGCTAAACTGAAACACAAGTATCAACACATATCTGAAGGAATTGGAAACCAAAGTCTGTTAAAGGAcgtctacacagagctctacatcacagagggtggaagtggaggggtcaataatgaacatgaggtgagacagatagagatggcatccaagaaacaaaccacacaagagacaccaatcaAATGCAACGACATCTTCAAGCCTTTAcctggacaagacaaacctatcagaactgtgctgacaaaaggaatcgctggcattggaaaaacagtctctgtgcagaaggtcatccttgactgggcagagggaaaagcaaatcaggacgtTCATTTCATGTTTCCTCTTCCTTTCCGTGATCTGAACCTGAAAAAGGACCAATACAGTCTGATGCAACTTCTTTCCCACTACTTCTCAGAGCTGAAAGAGATTGACAGCATTGAAGATGGTGAAACCAAAACTGTTTTCatttttgatggtctggatgagtgtcgACTTCCTCTAGACTTCAAAAACAATGAGAGGTGCTGTGATGTCACGAAGCCAACCTCAGTGGACgtgctgctgacaaacctcatcaaggggaatctgcttccctctgctctcctctggataacctcacggcctgcagcagccaatcagatcccacctgagtgtgttgaccaggtgacagaggtacgagggttcaatgatccacagaaggaggagtacttcaggaagaaaatcacagatcagaatctggccaatgaaatcatcaaacacatgaagacatcaaggagcctccacatcatgtgccacatgccagtcttctgttggatatcAGCCACTGTCCTTGAGATGATGCTGAAAGAGGCAGAGAAGGATGAAGTCCCCAAAACTCTGACCCAGATGTTCACACACTTCACGCTCATCCAAATCATTGTGAAGAACAAGAAGTATCACAAAGCCACAGAGACAAACCCAAAGGAACTGTCTCAGTCAGACAAAGAGATGATCCTGAAACTGGCAAAGCTGGCTTTCCAACAGCTGCAGAAGGGCAACCTGATCTTCTATGAGGAGGACCTGAGAGAGTGTGGCCTTGATGTCACAGAGGCATCAGAGTACTCAGCATTGTGTACAGAGATCTTTAAAGAAGAATCTGGGCTGAACCAAGACAAGGTCTACAGctttgtgcatctgagcattcaggagtttctagcAGCAGTGCATGCTTTAGAATCATGTCTGGACaagaaggaaaatgttttttccACCACTagtgaggatgaagaggaggagtcaATCCAGTTGTCTGACTTACACAGGAGAGCAGTGGACCAGGCCTTGAAGAGTGAgaatggacacctggacctgttcctccgcttccttctgggtctctcactggagtccaatcagaatctGTTACGAGGCCTTCTGACACAGACAGGaagtacaacacagagcaatgAGGAAACAGTCGAGAGAACAGTCAGGTACCTTTTAGACAAGATCAAAAGGGAATCCTCACCAGAAAGGATCATCAacttgttccactgtctgaatgaacttggTGCCAACTCTCTAGTTGAAGACATGCAAACCTCCCTGCGATCAGGAACTCTTTCAGAAACAAGACTAAAACCTGACCAATGTTcagccctggcctacctgttactgatgtcagaggaggtgctggaggagttTGACCTGAAGACATACACCACATCAAGGATAGGTTATCAGAGGTTAATGCCGGTAGTGAAAACCTGCAAGAGAgcactgtaagttctgttattgaGTTGATGTATACAGTATCATTATTCTGAAGGATTTGTATATCTAACAGatgatctcctctctccagactggaTCGCTGTGACCTCACATATaaatcctgtgagactctggcttcagctctgcagacaccaaactcccccctgagagaactggacctcagctacaatgacctgggagacagaggagtggagctgctctgtgttggactaaccagtccactctgcaacatacagacactagtgtgagttaactatcttcagtatccactgtgagtgtttatatattctgtatgtactgtatactgaacaaaaatataaatgcaacatgcaaccatttcaaaggttttactgagttacagttcatatgaggaaatcagtcaattgaaataaattcattaggccctaatctatggatttcacataaatgggaatacagatatgcatctgttggtcacagatacctttaaaaatatAAGTATGGGTgtgtatcagaaaaccagtccatatctggtgtgaccaccatttgcctcatgcagcgcgacaaatctccttcacatagagttgatcaggctgttgattgtggcctgtggaatgttgtcccactcctcttcaatggctgtgcgacgtTGCTGGAAACTGCCGGGAACTGGaagacgctgtcgtacacgtcgatccagagcatcccaaacatgcatgtctggtgagtatgcagtccatggaagaactgggacattttcagcttccaggaattgtatacagatccttgtgacatggggccgtgcattatcatgctgaaacatgaggtgatggcggcggatgaatggcacgacaatgggcctcaggatctcatcacggtatctctgtgcattcaaattgccattgataaaatgtgattgtgttcattgtccgtagcttatgcctgcccataccataaccccaccgccaccatggggcactctgttcacaacgttgacatcagcaaaccgctcgcccacacaatgccatcacgacgccatacacgctttctgccatcttcccggtacagttgaaaccgggattcatccgtgaagagcacacttctccagtgtgccagtggccatcgaaggtgagcatttgcccacagaagtcggttacgacgccgaactgcagtcaggtcaagaccctggtgaggatgacgagcacgaagatgagcttccctgagatggtttctgacagtttgtgcagaaagtattcggttgtgaaaacccacagttaaatcagctgtcctggtggcttgtctcagaccatcctgcaggtgaagaagctggatgtggaggtcctgggctggcgtggttacatgtggtctgcggttgcgaggccggttggatgtactgccaaattctctaaaacgatgttagaggcggtttatggtagagaaattaacattcaattatctgccaacagctctggtggacattcctgcagtcatcatgccaattgcacgctccctcaaaacttgacacatctgtggcattgtgttgtgtgacaaaactgcacattttagagtggccttttattgtccccagcacaaggtgcacctgtgtaatgatcatgctgtttaatcagcttcttgatatgccacacctgtcaggtgaatggattatcttaacaaaggagaaatgctcactaacagggatctaaacaaatgtatgcacaaaatttgagagcaataagcttttgtgcgtatggaacatatctgggatcttttatttcagctcatgaaacgtggaaccaacactttacatgttgggtttatatttctgttcagtatagttagtatgtgtatgtttttaacattattttaaCATTTTTGGGAAATATCCAGAAACATACATAACATATATAAAACTAAGGTAAATATCTTGAGTGAGTtagtatgtttttaacattggttaatcatgtgtccttctgttattgtcttaatgcatctcattattcttaaagctttgcatatttaacagtgtatcactatatctcctctctccagactgtctggctgtaaactcagatatgaatcctgtgagactctggcttcagctctgcagacaccaaactcccccctgagagaactggacctccgctacaatgacctgggagacagaggagtggagctgctctgtgttggactaaccagtccactctgcaacatacagacactagtgtgagttaactTTCTACAGTATGAGTTATTATGTGGACGTTTTAAACATTTGTTAATCATGTGCTCTTCTGTCCTCTAGTCTACGTCAGTGTGGTCTGACAGAGGGTTGCTGTTCAGATCTGGCCTCAGTCCTGAGTTCACCCAACTCACAACTGAAACAACTGGAGCTGAGAGACAATGACCTGCAGGACTCAGGAGTTACACTGctgtctgctggactggaggatccagactgtaaactacacacactggggtatgtacagctgtttcagtcaggtcggtactgagctgagttacactgccctctgctggactggaggatccagactgtaaactacacacactggggtatgtacagctgtttcagtcaggtcggTACTGAGCTTAGTGAAACAAATACTCTGAACATCTGATGTTTCATCACAATGTTTGTGTCATGGGCAAATATATGGGTGTCCTACAAGATGATTGACACCAGTCCACCAACCTAGACAGCTGTTGtgtctctctgtaggctgtctggctgtctggtcacagaggagggctgtgctgctctgtcttcagctctgaggtcaaacccctcccacctgaaagagctggacctgagctacaatcacccaggagactctgcAGGGGGACTGCTTTCAGCTGCTCTGGTGGATCCCACAGATAAACTGATGAAGCTGAAGTAAGTCAGAATAGATGTCCTAATAGTGTGAGCAGTGGTTGTGTCCTATGAAGTGTAGTAGGTTCAGTAACATGAGGACATGATGGTAGAATACAGGGGACGTTTACCCAGCAGGCTTAGCACTCCAACACAGCATACATCATCACCACATGAATATTCTTATTCTGCATCTCTGATATCCTGttggaattgtactctgttctgtatgcagtaggtaggatagaatacctgtatttctctagtaatgaattgtactctgttctgtatgcagtatgtaggatagaatacctgtatgtctctagtaatgaattgtactctgttctgtatgcagtaggtaggatagaatacctgtatttctctagtaatgaattgtactctgttctgtatgcagtatgtaggatagaatacctgtatgtctctagtaatgaattgtactctgttctgtatgcagtaggtagggtagaatacctgtatgtctctagtaatgaattgtactctgttctgtatgcagtaggtagggtagaatacctgtatgtctctagtaatgaactTGGATAGTGCACCAGAACACAACAATATGGTTTAAATGTTGACTGCTTTATTAGGTCTTTGTCAGTCAATAACCTGTTTCTCCTACAGTGTGGATCATGGTGGAGAGTTCAGGGTGAAACCAGGGCTGAGGAAATGTAAGTCTCTTCAATCCTAATTAACTGCATATTCAGAACTACAGTAACATAGTAACTAATCAATACTTGTTCTGTACCTACAAAAACTACATTTTATATGAAGATGTGGTTTGATTAAACTATCCTTTTGTCTACAGATGCCTGTCATATCACCCTGGACCCAAATACAGCAAACCCAGAGCTGATACTGTCTGAGGGGAACAGGAAGGTGACACAGGTGGAGGAGAAGCAGCATTATGAAGACCATCCAGACAGATTTGACCGTCATCCCCAAGTTCTCTGCAGAGAAGGCTTATCTGGATCTCGttattactgggaggtggagaagGATGGTGGCGGGGCTGGCATTGGTGTGGTGTACAAAGGAATGAAGAGGAAGGGAGTGATGGTGGAGGACAGTTGGATTGGAAACAACAGGAAGTCCTGGTGTTTATTCTGCTCTGACAGTGGATATTACTTTTACCATCCTGGAGTCACCAGATCCACCCCTGGTCCTGTTTCTAACAGAgttggagtgtatctggactggccagctggTACTTTGTCCTTCTATAGTGTGTCCTCCTCTGGTACACTGACACACCTTTACACAGAACACACCACATTCACTgaacccctctatcctgggtttttggtttattcctcctcctcagtgacccTGTGTCAGATAGATGACCAACACATTCAAAGGTGAGTCATAGCAATGTTTCATCATGTGTTTTCCTCTGGAATCATTCCTACAATTAGATTCGtattggtgtgttttaatgtgttctgttggacctacagacagttagattagtagtagtggtgtgttttaatgtgttctgttggacctacagacagttagattagtagtagtggtgtgttttaatgtgttctgttggacctacagacagttagattagtagtggtggtgtgttttaatgtgttctgttggacctacagacagttagattagtagtagtggtgtgttttaatgtgttctgttggacctacagacagttagattagtagtagtggtgtgttttaatgtgttctgttggacctacagacagttagattagtagtggtggtgtgttttaatgtgttctgttggacctacagacagttagattagtagtagtggtgtgttttaatgtgttctgttggacctacagacagttagattagtagtagtggtgtgttttaatgtgttctgttggacctacagacagttagattagtagtagtggtgtgttttaatgtgttctgttggacctacagacagttagattagtagtggtggtgtgttttaatgtgttctgttggacctacagacagttagattagtagtagtggtgtgttttaatgtgttctgttggacctacagacagttagattagtagtagtggtgtgttttaatgtgttctgttggacctacagacagttagattagtagtggtggtgtgttttaatgtgttctgttggacctacagacagttcgattagtagtagtggtgtgttttaatgtgttctgttggacctacagacagttagattagtagtagtggtgtgttttaatgtgttctgttggacctacagacagttagattagtagtggtggtgtgttttaatgtgttctgttggacctacagacagttcgattagtagtagtggtgtgttttaatgtgttctgttggacctacagacagttcgattagtagtagtggtgtgtttttaatgtgttctgttggacctacagacagttagattagtagtagtggtgtgtttttaatgtgttctgttggatgtaCAGATGTTTCCTCTCCTATGTCTCACTGTAGTGTCAGTTTCACTCTAACCACAAGAGGGCATCAGAACCTGTTAAAATGATACCTGGTGACTTCACGTCTCTAGGGGCTTTCATCAAGATAAGCAATGTCACCTGTAATGTCACCATCAGTATTGACTTCATGGAAGTTGACATAGTGTTATGTCACATTTGGCAATGCACCCTACATAGGGAGCTGTTCTGTCACCCTTTATACACCCTTTGTATTGCTTATGAAGACTGTATGTatgctatataaagcctttataagttgtatttaGTTTAATCACAGTCTATCCATCTGATTTCCCAACAGCagagaccatggtggagagtgttgtatcaagcctggacctgagaacaccagagaccAGATATGTGAGTGTTAACTGATAATTGTTTTAAAATCAAAATACGATTAAAGCGTTCTTGAGTCCCAGGCAAGGAACACAATCATGATATATTTGGTCAAAACAAacttaaaggtagagtcagcaatatgatgtagatgcacaaagtaaacagcatagtgggtaaaCTTCTACAACAACTAAGGGCGTTGGAGCGCGATGCTAAACTTctctgttttggtcccgtggctaccaCACTGTAAGAGTGAAGAGAACCCGTGCACATGGGCAgatactgtgtgagagagaagtcagGCATCTTGCTCATCACAATATCTGCGTTGCTGCTCGTACAACATCATTtagctgactctacctttaagctCTCATCCTGGGATCTACCAGAAATCAGGCCCCCAACATCTACAAAACATGGACCAGAACCATGTTGTTTCCTGCTTCCACAAACATTCATTAATATAACACTAATGTCAGATTATGGTATGATAATGAGTGTACATTCTGAGACTGTTGCTCACTTACATTCATTTTTATTACAAGTCTGTTTAATATTTATTAATTCATTATTACATGAGATTGTCCGTTTTAAATAACAACTACTTTTGACTTCAGGGATTCCTCAGAGCTGTAAGACTTGTGAACATGTTGAGGTAAGTCATAATGTCAATTCTCACTTTTACATACCTTCAGGAGTCaggcacagtctgaaagccaggtgtgtactgaccaaccattcatactgggatacagacagtcctgtgttctgctttagtaatataaacacagtctgaaagccaggtgtgtactgaccaaccattcatactgggatatagacagtcctgtgttctgcttgtaGGAATGCAGGATTTTAACTTCTGTCATATTTTGTCATTAGACAGTTTAATTGGATCAATCGCCAGCATTCCATGTAACATTGAATAAATACATTAGATTAGTTACTTTGGTTaatgggccagtttcccggacacagattaagcctagtcctggaccttaaagaactttctattgaaacttccattgatcatgcttAAAGTCCAGCACTAGActcaatctgtgtccaggaaactggccccaTATGTATAACTGACATGCTTGTCCTTGTTCAGGACTCCACACACTGGCTTCCGATTGAACCCTTGACTTCCACTGTCCAGGGAGTGACAATGTTCAGGTAAAATAACTACTTTTAACATTTCATTCCACTTGCTAGTGTATTTCCCCATTACCTTTGGGAATAGGCTTCTAATCCAACCTCTCCATTTGACGATTGACCCTCTCTACCATATCTTGTTGTTGCCCTCAGGCACAGGACACCCAAAGGGCGTTATGAGTGCACAGTGTCTGGGCTCCGCTGGGTGTGTGACAGAGATGTCATTCTGAAGTATCACTTCAGGAACTGGGATCCCTACAGTCAACTTCTGAAAGACATGCAGTACGGACAAGGTGGTCCATTGCTGGACATCACTATGGAGTTAGGTGAACTGGAGGAAGTTCATCTGCCACACTTTGTCTGTTTAGGTAAAACCATATAGACATAGTATTCAGAAAGACATTTCCATGTAACTGAGTTTCACttcctgaatgaatgaatgaatattcTGGGAGTTTGAGTTTACTGTGATCTGGTACCGCATATTCTTTGTGTTTTAGTTGTTTGAATAATACAatatttgtctttctgtctccttttTTATTGTGTTGTTCAGGGACCAACCCTTCCCTGAGGAATGAGATGAAGATTTTTCATGTAGAGGAACATGGAGTGTCTTTTGAGGAAGTGCATGAGGTCACCAGATTCCATGCTAAGATTCTCCATCCCAAGTTCTCAGTTATCTCTGTTATACTGAGCTATATCTTTACGCGGAACATAGATGTCCACTGTGAGCTGATGCTCTATCTGACAGTGAAAAATCAAACACTAATTCCACGCCTATACCTGTTCCCCAGTAACCCCAGCCAAATACAGGTGAGGTACCATTCTTTTAGAGGTGACCTTAACTAAGCAGTGGTACGGTTTATGTTGACACTCATAACATGAAGTTAATAGTTTTCTGAATAATGTTTGAATAAGACTATACATTGACTGGCTGTGTATTTCATGCCTCGTTTCGCAGGCTGTGGAACAACAGGAAAAGTCTCAAGGGTCTTCAAGGGTTCTCATCACAAGACCAGAGCAGGCCTTCAAACTGAATAGTTTCTTCAGACTGAACATTCCCTGTTCTACCTACATCAATCCACAGGTACAGTTTTAGTAGACTAAGAACATGAATCTGACATTTAAATCACATTTCTATGCattgctctctcttgctcgctcgaTGGCTCtcaattcaaatggctttattggcatgggaaacatatgtttacattgcaagcaatctctctctcgctctctccatctctctccagaagATTCATCTCATACATAGAGACTCCACACCAAGCTTTTTCAAGGCGGTTTTGAAAATGACAGGGGTTGACATTGAGATGGAGTTATTCGGTGATGATGAGAGGATTGCATGGAAAGAAGTGGTATCACAAAGTAGGAGCATATGTCAATCATAACTTTGTACTTTTGTAACAGATGCTATTTAGAGTGATATAACCTAATTTGGTTTATCTTTCAGATGAATACATCACTGCCACCCATTCAACAAGTAAGTAAACatgagttacagtgcattcagaaagtattcagaccccttgaattgttccacattttgttacgttacagccttattataaaattgataaaatcgttttttccccctcatcaatctacacaaaataccccataatgacaaagcaaaaacaggtttttagacattgttgcaaatgtatatatatataaaaaaaaactgaaatatcacatttacataagtattcagaccctttactcagtactttgttgaagcacctttggcagcgattacagcatcaattcttcttgggcatgatgctacaagcttggcacacctgtatttggggagtttctcccattattctctgcagatcctctcaagctctgtcaggttggatggggagcgtcgctgcacagctattttcaggtctctccagagatgttcgatcaggttcaagtccgggctctggctgggccactcaaggaaattcagagacttgtcccgaagccactcctgcgttgtcttggctgtgtgcttagggtcgttgtcctgttggaaggtgaaccttcgccccagtctgaggtcctgagcgctctggagcaggatttcattaaggatctctctgtactttgctccattcatctttccctcgatcctgactagtctcccagtcactgccgctgaaaaacatccccacagcatgatgctgccaccaccatgcttcaccgtagggatggtgccagggttcttccagatgtgacgcttggcattcaggccaaagagttcaatcttggtttcatcagaccagagaatcttgtttctcatggtctgagagtcttttggtgccttttggcaaattcaaagcgggctgtcatgtgccttttactaaggagtggcttccgtctggccactctaccataaaggcctgattggtggagtgctgcagagatggttgtccttctggaaggttctcccatctccacagaggaactctggagctctttcagagtgaccatcaggttcttggtcacctccctgaccaagtttggccgggcgaccagctctaggaagagtttcggtggttctaaacttcttccatttaagaatgatagaggccactgtgttcttggataccttcaatgctgcagaactgtttcggtacccttccccagatctgggcctcgacacaatcctgtctcggagctctacggacaattctttcgacctcatggcttggtttttgctctgacatgcactgtcaactgtgggacgttatatagacaggtgtgttccttcccaaacatgtccaatcaattatatgtaccacaggtggactccaatcaagttgttcaaacatctcaaggatgatcaatggaaacaggatgcacctgagctcaatttcaagtctcatagcaaagggtctgaatacttatttcgataaggtatttctgttttggaatatttttttattctgtatatttgtattcttctgttcactctgtcatttaagtcattattgtggagtcactacaatgttgttgatccatcctcagttttctcccgtcacagacattgaactctgtagctgttttaaaatcaccaatggcctcatggtgacatcactaagcagtttccttcctgccctgcagctcagttcagaaggacgactgcatctttgatgtgtctgggtggtttaatacatcacccacaggataattattaacttgaccatgcttaaagagatattcaatgtctgatgtgttattgttacccatctaccaatcactgcccttctttatgaggctttcaaaaaagatccctggtctttgtatatagttgaatctgtgcttgaaatgcgatacttgactgagggaccttacagatgttgaatGTATGGGGGACatgtccactttgacattagagtattctGAGTAGATTGTTGATAAAACATTAATAATatattttcaatgacttctcaataaaccTAACAGGaaaaattattatt
Coding sequences within it:
- the LOC121573623 gene encoding protein NLRC3-like isoform X1, yielding MSLSGEREEGTTASKMTQDTSSKSVQKPRAESPAPSLLSMKSDQPPAFSQEPLPDDNKEVESLDSEDALKITHNLLDRRSQTLLTVQQDIKAKLKHKYQHISEGIGNQSLLKDVYTELYITEGGSGGVNNEHEVRQIEMASKKQTTQETPIKCNDIFKPLPGQDKPIRTVLTKGIAGIGKTVSVQKVILDWAEGKANQDVHFMFPLPFRDLNLKKDQYSLMQLLSHYFSELKEIDSIEDGETKTVFIFDGLDECRLPLDFKNNERCCDVTKPTSVDVLLTNLIKGNLLPSALLWITSRPAAANQIPPECVDQVTEVRGFNDPQKEEYFRKKITDQNLANEIIKHMKTSRSLHIMCHMPVFCWISATVLEMMLKEAEKDEVPKTLTQMFTHFTLIQIIVKNKKYHKATETNPKELSQSDKEMILKLAKLAFQQLQKGNLIFYEEDLRECGLDVTEASEYSALCTEIFKEESGLNQDKVYSFVHLSIQEFLAAVHALESCLDKKENVFSTTSEDEEEESIQLSDLHRRAVDQALKSENGHLDLFLRFLLGLSLESNQNLLRGLLTQTGSTTQSNEETVERTVRYLLDKIKRESSPERIINLFHCLNELGANSLVEDMQTSLRSGTLSETRLKPDQCSALAYLLLMSEEVLEEFDLKTYTTSRIGYQRLMPVVKTCKRALLDRCDLTYKSCETLASALQTPNSPLRELDLSYNDLGDRGVELLCVGLTSPLCNIQTLVLRQCGLTEGCCSDLASVLSSPNSQLKQLELRDNDLQDSGVTLLSAGLEDPDCKLHTLGLSGCLVTEEGCAALSSALRSNPSHLKELDLSYNHPGDSAGGLLSAALVDPTDKLMKLNVDHGGEFRVKPGLRKYACHITLDPNTANPELILSEGNRKVTQVEEKQHYEDHPDRFDRHPQVLCREGLSGSRYYWEVEKDGGGAGIGVVYKGMKRKGVMVEDSWIGNNRKSWCLFCSDSGYYFYHPGVTRSTPGPVSNRVGVYLDWPAGTLSFYSVSSSGTLTHLYTEHTTFTEPLYPGFLVYSSSSVTLCQIDDQHIQSRDHGGECCIKPGPENTRDQIWIPQSCKTCEHVEDSTHWLPIEPLTSTVQGVTMFRHRTPKGRYECTVSGLRWVCDRDVILKYHFRNWDPYSQLLKDMQYGQGGPLLDITMELGELEEVHLPHFVCLGTNPSLRNEMKIFHVEEHGVSFEEVHEVTRFHAKILHPKFSVISVILSYIFTRNIDVHCELMLYLTVKNQTLIPRLYLFPSNPSQIQAVEQQEKSQGSSRVLITRPEQAFKLNSFFRLNIPCSTYINPQKIHLIHRDSTPSFFKAVLKMTGVDIEMELFGDDERIAWKEVVSQNEYITATHSTSAVLGAGRPAESSLTGSTEQQLRSVRTEFVNRVSGPVLDGLLDGLLQHTVINQEEMESVKVIAARADKARYIIDMVLRKGTESCSRMINLLGELDPCLWSQLQIYSCSQPLGWGDQAE
- the LOC121573623 gene encoding protein NLRC3-like isoform X2, with the protein product MSLSGEREEGTTASKMTQDTSSKSVQKPRAESPAPSLLSMKSDQPPAFSQEPLPDDNKEVESLDSEDALKITHNLLDRRSQTLLTVQQDIKAKLKHKYQHISEGIGNQSLLKDVYTELYITEGGSGGVNNEHEVRQIEMASKKQTTQETPIKCNDIFKPLPGQDKPIRTVLTKGIAGIGKTVSVQKVILDWAEGKANQDVHFMFPLPFRDLNLKKDQYSLMQLLSHYFSELKEIDSIEDGETKTVFIFDGLDECRLPLDFKNNERCCDVTKPTSVDVLLTNLIKGNLLPSALLWITSRPAAANQIPPECVDQVTEVRGFNDPQKEEYFRKKITDQNLANEIIKHMKTSRSLHIMCHMPVFCWISATVLEMMLKEAEKDEVPKTLTQMFTHFTLIQIIVKNKKYHKATETNPKELSQSDKEMILKLAKLAFQQLQKGNLIFYEEDLRECGLDVTEASEYSALCTEIFKEESGLNQDKVYSFVHLSIQEFLAAVHALESCLDKKENVFSTTSEDEEEESIQLSDLHRRAVDQALKSENGHLDLFLRFLLGLSLESNQNLLRGLLTQTGSTTQSNEETVERTVRYLLDKIKRESSPERIINLFHCLNELGANSLVEDMQTSLRSGTLSETRLKPDQCSALAYLLLMSEEVLEEFDLKTYTTSRIGYQRLMPVVKTCKRALLDRCDLTYKSCETLASALQTPNSPLRELDLSYNDLGDRGVELLCVGLTSPLCNIQTLVLRQCGLTEGCCSDLASVLSSPNSQLKQLELRDNDLQDSGVTLLSAGLEDPDCKLHTLGLSGCLVTEEGCAALSSALRSNPSHLKELDLSYNHPGDSAGGLLSAALVDPTDKLMKLNVDHGGEFRVKPGLRKYACHITLDPNTANPELILSEGNRKVTQVEEKQHYEDHPDRFDRHPQVLCREGLSGSRYYWEVEKDGGGAGIGVVYKGMKRKGVMVEDSWIGNNRKSWCLFCSDSGYYFYHPGVTRSTPGPVSNRVGVYLDWPAGTLSFYSVSSSGTLTHLYTEHTTFTEPLYPGFLVYSSSSVTLCQIDDQHIQSRDHGGECCIKPGPENTRDQIWIPQSCKTCEHVEDSTHWLPIEPLTSTVQGVTMFRHRTPKGRYECTVSGLRWVCDRDVILKYHFRNWDPYSQLLKDMQYGQGGPLLDITMELGELEEVHLPHFVCLGTNPSLRNEMKIFHVEEHGVSFEEVHEVTRFHAKILHPKFSVISVILSYIFTRNIDVHCELMLYLTVKNQTLIPRLYLFPSNPSQIQAVEQQEKSQGSSRVLITRPEQAFKLNSFFRLNIPCSTYINPQKIHLIHRDSTPSFFKAVLKMTGVDIEMELFGDDERIAWKEVVSQNEYITATHSTTLTVPDIPAEEFLKKHWAKLIQRTKNSMPIADDLWSKNMIGEEEHSRITAETTEQDRMRKLLKAVIPKGPEVTGACLKALVEHENHLVKDLSESRS